TCCGtcatagtttttttgtttttttttttcttctgtttttcggACTCGAGTGCTACAGGGAACCCAGTCGGCTGTTCTAGTGAAAGTCATTTTTGATGGCAATTAACAAacgaaaacaacaagaaattgGTGCTGCATGTTTCGTTCTTTTGTCGAGGCAAtgagaagcaaaaaaaaaaaatatgaaataaaaatgagaaatccgGCAAAGGTAAATAATGCGGCTTTAATTTTCAGTTGTGCCAtcactgaaaaagaaaaaaaaaagaaaacgaaaatgaaaagaattgatttaacgttttcttttttaatttgatgcCGACATTTTTCTGTATTAAGATAAGAATGATTTGACGGCAAAAGATAGGCACGAAAGTATGGTTGACGTTCATTTCCCTACTTTTTCGCTTTGCTTTCCTACTTGGAATGTGCCAAAAGTAGGTTGAGGTTGAAGATTTCGCCCAACGAAACAGGATGCTCTCcccgaaaaaacaaaaaaaacaaaaaaaaaacctggtgAATCGCTGTtgtgtcttttatttttctcttttcttctttctttctttttctttctttctctcttttttcatttatagCTCAACAGACTGTCCAGATGGCTGATGTTCCGCGATAACAACATCGCATTGTTGGCTTTCACTTCCTACTCTTCACTACGTCTTGCCACTGGAACTAGTGGAACATAATTGAATATTGTCGTTCctgttaagtttttttttttttgtatttcttctttttctgcctTACTCCATCAagcagcaaaaaaacaaaaaaaaaacctgatgtAGAAAGTGTTCTTTTTAATGACGCCACGTTTCTAAATGAAGCAGGCGTCGGCCTTTCTCGTTGcagcgagaaaaaaaaaaaccggacCATGTAGGCAAATAGGAGCCAATGCGTTGTTTCGCTGATGTGTTGATACACAACGCAATCACGTTTCGACATCGTTGACGACTTGGAATATGGTACGTACGTACTATTCTTAGCCACTGGCCGACGCCTGCGTAGATTTTCGATTCGTTCGTGGTTCGCCCCTCCCCATATaaccccccacacacacacactccaCTTTGATGCAACTTTTACATGCCAGTCGGGGGAAAGGGGTAGCTAGTTGGTTTCCCTCTAATTTGGGGTCAATGTATTGATTAGTAATCGCTCTCAATTTAAATGTTTGGCCTTACGCTTGTGCGTTCGCTACTAAGAAAATGAGGTGCCCCACCCTACCCCCCAACTTGCAACAAAATGAGCAGGAATGCAACACGATGAAATTTGTCATTTGACTTGCAACGTTCCATGAACCCCCTTTCCCGGCAATATAGCTCCCTGCCCCGCTTCTCCCCCCGTCCAATTCGTGTATCGAATTATTTAGTTCACGACGCGGCACGGGCCGGTCATGTCGCACCgctcgtttctgtttgcgatCGCGTCTGCCGAATTGCCTTCGACTGTGTTGCTTTGTTGCTAAGTAGTCACCTTGGGCAAGATCGTTGTTCTCTTCTAACCCAAACCCAACGTGTGCAGTGAtcgtttatttgttatttatttgatttcgttttgtttttgttattttttttttgttttggtttttggttATTTCGAAACTGATCAATAGTGCATTGTAGTAACGTGCGTAGTCTACTCTAAATAGGTGTGCCAGAGCAACAACCGGTGTACCAGAGTAGATATATAGGTGTCCACGGTAGGATTtgttcgtttttatttttaattgatttttccATCGACCAGTTCACTAGAATGTGACTTTCTCTCTGTTAAACGAACTGAGAGACCACACAACGAGCAAATTCTTTCCACCCGTGCTcgttgatgctgtatacacaAACTTGCTTTATTAATTTCTGGAAATATTGTTTCTACATCCGTCTGGAACGTGTGATACTGTAGCTATTAGTGCATGATCGTTGTTCGTTAGCTTGGCGGCtgatatactgtatatatacagtatatataaaagaaagacgaTTGTTATGTTTGTTCGCTTTCGAATCATTGGAAGATGAAACGAAAAACTGTGTTGGCCAACTGACGTTAAAATCCCGCGTTCGGTTCCAGTTCACTAACGGCACAGAGTATATACCAAAGAATATACCAACGTATCCTACGGAGGCAATGATCGGCAGTCAGTTGTCACATAATAGATGTCATAAACAACCAATGACAATTAGGATTTGGCAAGTCACTTGACATATGGGCCAACATTCGGCCACATTGGGCAAGATTCGTTGTACGCACCTAACCAAGCCCAAACGTGTGCAGCGATCGTTTCCCCTGCTCGCAATTGATCAATAGTGCATTAGTTACGAGCCGGCTCGGCACCTGAACCAAGCCGGCGATGTAGTATACACGTAACGCTAGCGGTACAACGCGCTCGAACGTGTGCAACTGTGCACGCTAGAACTTTTCGTCAATCAGTTCAATAGAAAGTGGTTACTTTCTCTTATGATAGATTGCTAGAttcattgaaaataaaagtaaactTGAGTCATGATTTTAATTCccgtattttattttgtttgttttttgttttgttttgttttttttcctttttttcttccaggAACTTGAGATATTGTGAAGCACCGTGACAGTTGAAACACCGCCATCGTCATCGcctctgtttgtttttctttaaccgCTAACACCATGGCCGTTATGCTGTCATACTTCAAGCCGAGCGTCATGTTTTTCCACCGGCGAATGCTCATACGAGCATCGCTGTTCCTCAATTTTTGTGTCTTGACTTACGTTGCCTTACAGGCCGCTCAAAATAGTGGCACCGGTGGCGGCAACGGTTCGGGAGGAGGCAGTGGCGCAGGAGGAATAAGCACCGTTTATTCAGACAATGTTAACTTGCCATCAGGCGTCCAAATCGTctacaacagcaacagcaacagcaacaacaacaacaatgcgGAGACGGAAACGGCTGTCAGAGACGCACCTGCCTCTACCAATGTACTCCTGTCTTCCTCGCCGTCGCAGTTCTCCACTTTGGAGGTGGAAACTGAGCCCAGTTCAACTACCAGCGGTGACCAGCAGCAACTTCAGGCCGGTAGCACATTGGCCGAGACGACCGATGCTCCGCGTCCGTCCGATCTAGGCATCGATTGTCAAGATCGCGAGAGACATTTCAGCTACTCGCAACGCGGATCCTATTGGATTTTGAACCACTACGTGCCTGCCGAGAAGGCGTACCACTGCAACGAGTCGATCACCTACACAACTCACGGCGACATCACTTTCCTGGACAATATCGTGCCGCTAACGAAACGCTGGGACGGCCCGCTTTCTGTTGCCGTCTACACACCAGGAAGTGACTACGAGGCTGCCATTCGCAGCATGGCCTACTTGCGCCAGTGTACGGGGCCTGATATCCGACAAAGAGTTTCATTTCATCTCGTCTTGGACGAGCGCCATTTCCCGACCATCTTGCGCAAACTGCACTCACAACAGGGACCGCCAACCACACGGCCGCCGCTGCTCACCGTACCCATGGCTGGTCTCTCCACTGCTACGCCGGACGTGCACGACAACAAGCGAGTCGTCATGGTAACCTTTCATTCATTACGTCGTTCGTTCATGGCATGCAGCTTTTGTTTGTGCTACGGTAGTCTATCCGTTGGGATGCAGACGATATCATCGATATCATTTTCTCGAACGACTGGGTGCGATGAATTTCGATTCTTTCTTAGACTTTAGATGTTAGGGCTTGCGTCAAGCTTGTGGCAATCTGCTTTATGCCATACTTTCTGTTAGTCACCATCGCGTTGTACAGTAGTTTACGTTCTAATTCGTATAGTTCTGCTTATCAAATACGTTGATCAAAGTGCGACAACATCAGAGATTTACGGATAGATTTTCGAGCAatatttttaactatttcgACCAGATGTTTGTTGggtttttaatgttaaaaCTGGTTAAAACCCAATTGGAGAAAGAATGAATCCTTCCCCAAAGGAAATTGATTTTCGTGTTCTTTAATAATTACCTCTTTTAAGGGCCAGTTAACAATGAAATGGAACAATTCCAGATGCTTCAAAAcctttgttttcatttctttgttgGAGTCGATGCATAACGGCTTTTGCCGGCCTTTTACCTTCATTATGTACTGTGCGTTAGCACATCTTTAAACTATTTTAATAGCCATGAACTTCTAAATACCAACGTGTCGTTCAACTTTTGGCCTGTAAGCTTGTGGAGTGCATTTGATTTTCGTACGAATTTTTACTTAATCAGGTAGCGCAAGTAACTGTAAACTGACAATTTACAATGTAAAATATGTTTGCGCATAATTAATGTCTTGTAAATGTTTGGGACATTGCCTTTCGGTCGCATACGGAAagttttattttcgttttttttaacgctTGTTCGCTTTAGGAAGGAAGCACATGTGCGGCGCAGTGTAGGTGATTGAAACTCAAGTCTTTCTATCACACTTCACACACGTCGGTTCGCACGAATTCAACTGGTTACACCGCTCGCCGATGAGAGCAAACAGCGTTAAGGACCCGataaccaaaaaacaaaaaaacaaaaaaaaaccaaaacactTAGTTCGTTGATAGCCTGCAGCCCATCAACGTTACGTCGATGTGGGGACGAAGATGTGGGGCGGTCAGACTGAAACCGTATAGGAATCCATTGGGAAACTGTACCGAGAGAACTTGTTCAGGCGAATGCCGATCTGTTACGcaagagaggggaaaaaaacaaaacaaatctaGTTTCAAATGCACATACAGTCGTGTGAAAATCTGATGGGATAATGTTTCATCACGCCTGAAACGTGAGCAAAGGGGACGCCGGACGCCCACCGCCATCGACTCCGGTATCGGCATTGCAACTCGCATCTGTAGgccattattttttaaaccatTTTCCGAGAATAGCTCGTTGGCGTACTTTTTATAGTTGTTCACTCCATTGCGCTCGGCGTATAGTAGGCCAAATAGGACTCTATGACCGATCACAGCCAACGTTCGATCGATTTTATGGGTGAGCACATGCGGTTCGTCCCGTTTGCGATATGTGAATGTGGATCAAACCCGAagccatttttctttgctcCATTCGGTTAGCGTGCCGATTTCTTCAATACGCCTTTTATTACATTCCGTCAAACCACTGACACAGCAAAGTGGTATATTGGATAGATGGGAATTCGAGATGCAACAAATATTTGGGGCGccagttgtttttttgttgttgcttttgattttggttttttctatcgtttttcttttcccaaaaTATATTTGACATCTCGATATTTCTctgtaatttatttttaacaggCTCGGTCATCCAATGGGCAAGCTGTTCTGCGTGTCAAGCGCTCAGATTCCCGATCATCAAGCCAAGCGAAAGAAACCACTGCTGCTGAATCAAACAGTGTGGAAGTGGATACGGATGGGCTGCCGATCGTCGACTGTGACCAACCAGCCCCTTGGTCGACTCCCCCGCAGAAAACCTTCAAACAGGTAAACATTTTTGAATCTCGTTAGGCcagaaaaccagaaaaaaagaagcccCTTGTTGATGTTCCCATGAATTttgtgtaatttttttatttattttttatttatttatttttttattttatatatataatttttttgtttttgttgagtACTTTGGAGTCTGAGACTCTTCGCGCTGTTTGCGTGTTAAACCGGTTGTGTCACTCCCTTTGTTTCTTCACTATTCTTTCGAAACCGTGAAAAGCGTCGTTCTAAAATTGTTTTCAGAATAAGCAGACAGGCACATTGCGTTAAACAAATACCGTGACATAGATGAACGAGTGTTgattctgttttgttttgttttttgataaaaattttcTACGTTAAATAGGCGATGAATTTGACGTACCCAGTGAACCTTCTACGTAACGTTGCTCGTCAGAATGCACCAACCCATTACATTTTGGCGTCGGATGCCGAATTGTATCCCAGCCTTGACATGGTACAGCTCTTCTTTGACATGCTGCGGCGCAACGAGTCTGTCCTCCATCTAGGCCGACCCAAAGTGTTTGTCCTGCCGATATTCGAAGTCTACGGCAATCAGACCGTGCCATCATCAAAGACTGAATTGGTATTGTTGACACTTCCTGCGTTCACTCCGCCCTAAAGAGTTCAAGTTCAATCACAAATCAGATTTCAATTTGGATTTGGGTTGAAATATTAAGACAGTGAAATTTCGAGTGACCGCATTCATGTAGTATTGCACTTTtagaaattgtttttgttttttgttttttgttttttgttttttaatcacAACAAGATTGGTAAATAATTGTGATTGCGAGGGCTGAATATTGGCTAACCTAGTTCCTGAACCGCACTAGACCTACGTGACTTTGAATTCTACTCGAAAAATATAGGTTGGGAAACTAAAGGCCGGATTAGCGGTGCCGTTCCACCAGAAAGTCTGTTCCTATTGCCACTCGGTTCCGAAATCCAAAGAATGGTTGGTGGCCAACGTCACAGATGGTCTGCACGTCTTCCACATTGCCAAGCGACACAAGCCTTACCAGCGATGGGAGCCCATCTACATTGGTACGCAGGACGACCCACTATACGACGAACGACTTACTTGGGAAGGAAAAAGTGACAAAATGACACAggtattttctttctttattttccttaTAAAAATTGCCTCTGTGTGAACGTTTTCGTTTTAATATGTTACGACATTGCCTTGTGAATCATTAAGGGATACGCGCTGTGTGTCCTGGACTACGACTTCATGATATTGGACAACGCCTTCCTAGTGCATCGACCCGGTGTCAAAGTGCCTCGTCGAGAGCCATTGCGAGATGCCATGGCCAAGAAACAATCCGCCATCATCCGGTCAGCAATATATCGAGAGCTCAAAGTCCTTTACGGCCAAAACAGCAACTGCGTTCTATAATTTGGTTGTATCTGTGCTGTGTCATTCATTTTTCGAATTGTTGTACATAAGGGAATTTGGCATCgaagttttcttctt
This sequence is a window from Daphnia magna isolate NIES linkage group LG7, ASM2063170v1.1, whole genome shotgun sequence. Protein-coding genes within it:
- the LOC116927469 gene encoding uncharacterized protein LOC116927469 encodes the protein MAVMLSYFKPSVMFFHRRMLIRASLFLNFCVLTYVALQAAQNSGTGGGNGSGGGSGAGGISTVYSDNVNLPSGVQIVYNSNSNSNNNNNAETETAVRDAPASTNVLLSSSPSQFSTLEVETEPSSTTSGDQQQLQAGSTLAETTDAPRPSDLGIDCQDRERHFSYSQRGSYWILNHYVPAEKAYHCNESITYTTHGDITFLDNIVPLTKRWDGPLSVAVYTPGSDYEAAIRSMAYLRQCTGPDIRQRVSFHLVLDERHFPTILRKLHSQQGPPTTRPPLLTVPMAGLSTATPDVHDNKRVVMARSSNGQAVLRVKRSDSRSSSQAKETTAAESNSVEVDTDGLPIVDCDQPAPWSTPPQKTFKQAMNLTYPVNLLRNVARQNAPTHYILASDAELYPSLDMVQLFFDMLRRNESVLHLGRPKVFVLPIFEVYGNQTVPSSKTELVGKLKAGLAVPFHQKVCSYCHSVPKSKEWLVANVTDGLHVFHIAKRHKPYQRWEPIYIGTQDDPLYDERLTWEGKSDKMTQGYALCVLDYDFMILDNAFLVHRPGVKVPRREPLRDAMAKKQSAIIRSAIYRELKVLYGQNSNCVL